The following DNA comes from Legionella sp. PATHC032.
TATTATCTGAGAAGTACTGTAGAAGGAATAGGGAATTTTCTTTCTACCCGCATCAGGGAACTTTATAACACCTTAGCAATGACTTTTTCTTTAGACTCTATGGATTGGAGCAGTTTTAAAAAATATATTTGGCCAACTATATCTTCTGGGGCAGCATTGCTTCTTGGTGATTATCTAACCCGATCCATGAGCGAATATCAAACGGGAAGTCCGGAATATGATTTTATTTTTAAATTTCTTTTTGGTACAGCGATATTAGGTTATTGTGCTTTAAACCGGATAACAGACAGGAAATTTACTTCCCAGATTGAATTGTCTGCTGCTGTGGCTAGTGAGGTAATGGCAATAACTTACATGTACAGTTCCGTTTTTAAAGGGACTACCTATTTATTGAATGATAGTATTTCTGATGAATATTCATTAATTGCCGGGCTGGGAACCAGTGCCTTGCTTGTTCCCAGCGGGATTTCTTATCTAACACAAAAAATACAAGAGATTTTGGTGCGAATCCAATACAATCGAGGAGCACAGCGTTCAGATACAGCAGTGATTTCAAGCGGGCTTACACCGATATCCAATCTGTATTTTCAAATCAACCACTTTATCGCCAGTGAGCTTATGATAAGTTCGCGGGCATTTCAATTGGGTCTCATTTCTCACAATATTCGTTATGCGGATAGAATAATGCAGAAATTTCGTAACTTACCTGCATTGTTAGCAGATTTGGCGCCATCAACTATAAAAAAAATGCGCATCCAGCAACAAAAACTTGAGCATGATTACGAATACAATCATAAGTTACATCAGGTTTTACGATTTACCGCAGACGGTCCAATGTTTATAAGTATCCCAAGGTATCGATTACGCACAGGGGATTTGGTTTATTGTGATAGCAGTATCGATTTGGCTTGTGTACCGCTCTCTGGAGAGTTGGTTGCCCTAAAGCGAAATTTAAAAGGGGAGTTTACGCAAGCGCTCGAACAAAAAAAATTCAGCGTTAATCTTAAAGCACAAAATGGAGAAGATGTTTGGATAGAGCATGAAACCAAGCCGGATTTTACTTCACATTATAACAAAGTGGATTTGCATGCAGTCAGAGATGGCAAACAGGCGGGAGTATTGGTAGGTGATAAGTTAAACTTGTATGGTAATGACAATATTTTTATTCAAATTAAACCTGAAAAAGAACTTTTATTAAGCAGTAACTATGAGAAAAAAGCGGTCATTAATGAAATTATTGCCGAACGAAAACAAAGAAGTGTTTTATATTCTATTTTAGGCTCTATCATTATGGCTGCCTTTTTACAAAGGGATATTACTGCAATGCCTGCAGAGACATTAAGGCTTATGTTCACACTCTTTCAGACTATGATTCCCTTTTCTGAAGCTTTTTTACGGGAAACTGTGAATAGCCGTTTGATGAAAAAATTGAATAGTAACCTGAGGGAACAACCTTTTGGGACCATAGACGCCCTTCGTGTGGTTGATTTATGTAATGCTCTTGGTGGTTATTATCGTGATAGATTTCCCCATGGTGTTGTCATAATTTCAGATAAAACCGGAACTCTTACAACGACAAGAATGGATGTATTGGGGTTGTGGACTACTGATATGCTTCCTCAGGTACAGAAGACATTAAAGGAAAAAGAAGGCTTGCTCCTGCCAGAAGAAACACAATGGCTGCAATCGTTTGAAGTGTTTTGTAATGCTTTTACAAACAATAAAAAGGAATTGGAACCTGAAGAGCATGCCATTTTGGAATTATTCAAATCCTTATTAAATAATCAGCAATGTTTGGAAGTTGCTATTCATGGCAATAATCATTTTAAAAAAGTGATTACCATTAGAGAAACCCGGAAAGAAATTGAGACTTTTCATCTGGGGTTATACCGTACTTTTGGTGGACGCTTGACTCTGGTTCAGGATGGTTCAAATTATTATCTGGTCTTTTGTGGGGTTCCTAAACAAGAAGCATTTAAAGAAACTCCTTTATTAAAAGCCTATACCACTATGCAAAGTCGCACAGGTGTATTATCTCGTGATTGGTGTTTGGCTCGAGGTAAGCTCAGTGAACATGAGTTTGCTGATCTAAAAGAATTATTTGACAAGGATGATAAAAAAGAGATTGAGCATTTTATTTTGGAAAAGAGAACCTTACTCGAAAGTTTGGGGTATTACGGTACTTTTATTATTGATAATCCTGTAAAAAAAGGGGCAGAAAAATTTATTGCCCAATGTCGGGAAATATCCGTTCCAGTTTTTGTAGCAACAGGAGATACGACTAAAGCAGCAGAAAATATTGCGAAAGTATTGTGCCCGGCTAATGCAGGAAAAATTCTTACTCTGCGTGCTGATCAGGTTGATGAAAAAGGTATGGAACTTTTAAATGAAGAACATTATCCATCTGATTCCACGGTCATATTTTCAGGTATTAATGAAGCGATATTGACTAGATTCCAAAAACTGATGGAGAGAGAGGGAACAAAACGTCCTGTCATTATTTTTGCTGAAATGAGCACTGAGGGAAAAGGTATTTTAGCTCGTTATCTTAAGGATCATCATTATTTTGTTGTTGCCAATGGAGATGGTACCAATGATGTCATGATGATGAAAAACTCGAATGTGGTGATAGCTCATCATTCAGATGATGGAACTTTTGCTCCAGGTGTGGATGGTTTATCCAATATTAGTGAGGAGCAGCTAAGGCGCTTGTTTGGTTCCCAGAAAACTTTTTATGAACTGTTTGACATTAATCTACCCAAAAGTCTGTTTGTTCAAAAATTTGCTCCTCTAGCCAACTCGCAGGAAAAGCCAACCATGGCTCTGGCGCTCAAAAGTGGAAAAATGACGTTTGATTTGGCTAAAACAGTTGGAGCAGATGTCACAGAAATGAATCAGCAGCATTGGTATAGTGTCGTTTTTGACTTATTGTGGTTGTGGATTGCTTTTTATGAGATAAATGAAAGTTCTGATTTGCCAATGGATAATCGGAACATTAATGCTTCAAGACTGATTTCCAATACCATGGGGATTGCTTTGATCATTGCTGTTTTTCAATCCCTGGCCAATTATGCTCTGTTTAACGAATCTACGAACTTAAGCAGCATGCTGATTATGTTAACTTTTTTGCCTTTCATTCTTAAAAGTGTTTTTTCAGGTTTTAGAATGGTTCAGGACAGTTTGTACCCAAAGGTGGAAATAGCAGAAGTTGAAGACGAGGTTGAGACAAGTTCTAATAGATCCATTTTGAGTTATTTTGGAACTTTTTTTTCACGCAAGCCTGCAAAGCAATTGGAGGGTTTAAACTGTGCTCCCGCATTAAAATAGCTCCCTTGCATAACAGAGCTGTTTCATTTTGTCGCTCGGTCGTAAATAGTTCTGTGATGCTTATTGACCTCGTGCAAACTGTGCTTTTTTTAATTTTAAAGATAATCATACAGTTTCTTATGATTAATTTTTCCACTATTGGTCAAGGGCATCTCATCAATAAAGTATATTTTTGCAGGTATTTTATATTGAGCAATTTGCTCAACTAAAAAAGAATATAATTCTTCTCTGGCCAATTGTTTACTCTTTTTCATGACTACAAAAGCAATTGGTACTTCTCCTTCTTCCTCGTCAGGTACACCAATCACAGCCGCTGCGCTAATAGATGGATGTTTATAAATTGCTGCTTCCACTTCTCCAGGCATAATATTGGACGTATTGCGAATAATAATGTTTTTAATCCGACCCTTATAATAAAAATTACCTTGCTCATCCTGAGTTCCGCAATCCCCTGTTTTAAACCAACCTTTTAAGAATGCTTCGCGGGTTTCTTCAGGATTATTCCAATAGCTATGCATGACCATATCGCCTTTTACCTGAATTTCTCCTGTTTCACCACAACGCACTTCCTCTCCAGCCGTGTTGGCAAGGCGTAATGTTACCCCTTCAACCGGTTTGCCAATACAGGATTTTTGAGTCACATCAGGGGTTCTGCAGACAGTTAACCAAATGGCTTCAGTCATTCCATAGCCCACTTGAATCGGTTTACCAGCGCAAGCCAGAAATTTGTCCTGAACTGCTACGGGTAGTGTATCTCCACCTGTATAAATTCCGCGATATGATTTAAAAGTTTCTGTATTACAGCACCCAGAGTCTAATAATTTTATATAGGTATCAATGTGGTGTACGGCGAGTGTTGGCTTTTCATGCCGTACGGTTGCAAGATACCAATCCATATCAAAACCATCATTAACTAAAGCTGTGCCTCCTCGTGATAATGCAGAGAATGTTTCAATAAATCCACTCACATGGC
Coding sequences within:
- a CDS encoding cation-transporting P-type ATPase — its product is MKILKTTEKKSRKPTPKGNRALPFQLVQNTEPDRTYYLRSTVEGIGNFLSTRIRELYNTLAMTFSLDSMDWSSFKKYIWPTISSGAALLLGDYLTRSMSEYQTGSPEYDFIFKFLFGTAILGYCALNRITDRKFTSQIELSAAVASEVMAITYMYSSVFKGTTYLLNDSISDEYSLIAGLGTSALLVPSGISYLTQKIQEILVRIQYNRGAQRSDTAVISSGLTPISNLYFQINHFIASELMISSRAFQLGLISHNIRYADRIMQKFRNLPALLADLAPSTIKKMRIQQQKLEHDYEYNHKLHQVLRFTADGPMFISIPRYRLRTGDLVYCDSSIDLACVPLSGELVALKRNLKGEFTQALEQKKFSVNLKAQNGEDVWIEHETKPDFTSHYNKVDLHAVRDGKQAGVLVGDKLNLYGNDNIFIQIKPEKELLLSSNYEKKAVINEIIAERKQRSVLYSILGSIIMAAFLQRDITAMPAETLRLMFTLFQTMIPFSEAFLRETVNSRLMKKLNSNLREQPFGTIDALRVVDLCNALGGYYRDRFPHGVVIISDKTGTLTTTRMDVLGLWTTDMLPQVQKTLKEKEGLLLPEETQWLQSFEVFCNAFTNNKKELEPEEHAILELFKSLLNNQQCLEVAIHGNNHFKKVITIRETRKEIETFHLGLYRTFGGRLTLVQDGSNYYLVFCGVPKQEAFKETPLLKAYTTMQSRTGVLSRDWCLARGKLSEHEFADLKELFDKDDKKEIEHFILEKRTLLESLGYYGTFIIDNPVKKGAEKFIAQCREISVPVFVATGDTTKAAENIAKVLCPANAGKILTLRADQVDEKGMELLNEEHYPSDSTVIFSGINEAILTRFQKLMEREGTKRPVIIFAEMSTEGKGILARYLKDHHYFVVANGDGTNDVMMMKNSNVVIAHHSDDGTFAPGVDGLSNISEEQLRRLFGSQKTFYELFDINLPKSLFVQKFAPLANSQEKPTMALALKSGKMTFDLAKTVGADVTEMNQQHWYSVVFDLLWLWIAFYEINESSDLPMDNRNINASRLISNTMGIALIIAVFQSLANYALFNESTNLSSMLIMLTFLPFILKSVFSGFRMVQDSLYPKVEIAEVEDEVETSSNRSILSYFGTFFSRKPAKQLEGLNCAPALK
- a CDS encoding class I adenylate-forming enzyme family protein, coding for MTKRGIERLIFSEVEYDMKKCSMAISGKPISYEKLFDTVNRIATHFENETLSGKRIAFMLPNSLEIIAIYLACFQSGCIAMPVNRRYAPPEFEQVLQDAQPIYLIIEANKLFLLEKVNWSATGIKKIFVPGENHNHPYLSFNELLNAPANCPKHRINYKAPAVIFYTSGSTGEPKGVVHTLSSIDAMLDSTSLALENITAEDKMIICEPQCHVSGFIETFSALSRGGTALVNDGFDMDWYLATVRHEKPTLAVHHIDTYIKLLDSGCCNTETFKSYRGIYTGGDTLPVAVQDKFLACAGKPIQVGYGMTEAIWLTVCRTPDVTQKSCIGKPVEGVTLRLANTAGEEVRCGETGEIQVKGDMVMHSYWNNPEETREAFLKGWFKTGDCGTQDEQGNFYYKGRIKNIIIRNTSNIMPGEVEAAIYKHPSISAAAVIGVPDEEEGEVPIAFVVMKKSKQLAREELYSFLVEQIAQYKIPAKIYFIDEMPLTNSGKINHKKLYDYL